A genomic window from Emys orbicularis isolate rEmyOrb1 chromosome 8, rEmyOrb1.hap1, whole genome shotgun sequence includes:
- the AKR1A1 gene encoding aldo-keto reductase family 1 member A1, which yields MSSTCDFVVLHTGQKMPLIGLGTWKSEPGQVKEAVKYALGAGYRHVDCATVYSNEAEIGEAFQESVGPDKPVKREELFVTSKLWNTKHHPEDVEPALKKSLKDLKLDYLDLYLMHWPHAFERGDTLFPKNPDGMMRFDYTDYKETWKAMEKLVEKDLVKAIGLSNFNSHQIDDILSMAAIKPAVLQVECHPYLAQNELIAHCNKRGLVVTAYSPLGSPDRMWKHPDEPVLLEESGIKKLAEKYGKSPAQILLRWQVQRKVVTIPKSVTPARILQNLQVFDFNLTGEEMDHIGSLNKNWRYIVPMVTVNGKLVARDAGHPLYPFNVPY from the exons ATGTCTTCTACGTGTGACTTTGTTGTGCTCCACACTGGGCAGAAGATGCCTCTTATAGGACTGGGCACCTGGAAAAGTGAACCTGGCCAG GTGAAGGAGGCAGTGAAGTATGCTCTCGGTGCAGGTTATCGTCACGTTGACTGTGCTACAGTTTACAGCAATGAAGCAGAGATAGGTGAAGCCTTCCAGGAGAGCGTCGGGCCAGATAAG CCTGTTAAGAGGGAGGAGCTATTTGTGACATCGAAACTATGGAATACCAAGCACCACCCAGAAGATGTGGAGCCAGCCTTAAAGAAATCTCTGAAAGATCTGAAACTGGATTACCTGGATCTGTATCTCATGCACTGGCCACATGCCTTCGA ACGAGGAGATACTCTTTTCCCAAAGAACCCTGATGGCATGATGCGTTTTGACTACACTGACTACAAGGAAACTTGGAAGGCTATGGAGAAGCTGGTGGAGAAAGATCTGGTGAAGGCCATTGGACTGTCCAACTTCAACAGCCATCAGATTGATGACATCCTCAGCATGGCTGCTATCAAACCAGCTGTACTACAG GTGGAGTGTCATCCCTACCTTGCTCAGAATGAGCTAATAGCTCATTGTAATAAGCGAGGGCTGGTAGTAACGGCATACAGTCCCCTTGGCTCTCCTGATCGAATGTGGAAGCACCCCGATGAACCAGTACTTCTAGAAGAATCTGGGATAAAAAAACTGGCAGAAAAATATGGCAAATCACCTGCTCAAATCCTCCTCAG GTGGCAAGTGCAGCGTAAAGTGGTTACCATTCCCAAGAGCGTCACTCCGGCCCGCATTCTGCAAAATCTCCAG gtgTTTGACTTTAATCTCACAGGAGAAGAGATGGATCACATTGGAAGCCTGAATAAAAACTGGCGATACATTGTGCCAATGGTTACA GTGAATGGAAAACTAGTAGCAAGAGATGCTGGACACCCCCTTTATCCTTTCAATGTCCCCTATTAA